One region of Miscanthus floridulus cultivar M001 chromosome 19, ASM1932011v1, whole genome shotgun sequence genomic DNA includes:
- the LOC136525926 gene encoding uncharacterized protein, whose translation MAPGSGARVVLISPDGSRLCYAICLYFSALNNATEYEALINELHIAIELGATRLYVRGDSELVVDQVMKESSCKSPLMIAYCQEVRKLKDKFLGIELHHIP comes from the coding sequence atggcgcctggctcaggggctagagtggttctgatctccccggatgggagtaggctctgctacgccatctGCCTCTATTTCTCGGCCTTAAACAATGCtacggaatatgaggccctcatcaatgagttgcacatcgccatcgagctcggtgctacacGACTCTATGTTCGcggtgactcggagttggtcgttgaccaggtcatgaaggagtcctcctgcaaaagccccctcatgatagcatactgccaggaggtgcgcaagctcaaggacaaattcctagggatcgagctgcatcacatcCCCTGA